A genomic region of Gemmata massiliana contains the following coding sequences:
- a CDS encoding MerR family transcriptional regulator, whose translation MSAFPIRLTVSQVAARLPGSRGARRIHPATVIRWILIGCPARNGERVKLPALRVGTRWLIDEVELNAFFAALAANSIIASESPPARVSLDYERAAKAIAVLKAKGV comes from the coding sequence ATGTCAGCTTTTCCTATTCGACTCACCGTTTCCCAGGTCGCAGCACGGCTTCCCGGTTCCCGCGGCGCACGACGCATTCACCCAGCTACAGTCATTCGTTGGATTCTCATCGGCTGCCCTGCTCGCAATGGCGAGCGCGTTAAATTGCCGGCTCTTCGAGTCGGCACCCGGTGGCTGATCGATGAGGTCGAGTTGAACGCCTTTTTTGCTGCCCTGGCCGCCAATTCCATAATCGCCTCGGAGTCTCCGCCCGCGCGTGTTTCGCTCGATTACGAGCGCGCCGCGAAAGCCATAGCTGTTCTCAAGGCAAAAGGCGTCTGA
- a CDS encoding tyrosine-type recombinase/integrase, with amino-acid sequence MARKRNPAPAYIKHTKSGRGRLQWYDAAGIRHEKLLPGLFGSPESLAAKARLELEIATSPAAPLVTGIDPRYGASVAELLVAFLEHAERYYRDPDGKPGSEVVSLKRSIKPVRELYADLSAVEFGPKALAVVRQSMVRAGLCRNLINKRIDRVKRVFKWAASEELVPVTTYEALRTLAGLRRGRTEAKESEPVLPIDDETVRATLPHLPHYIRVMVELLWHTGMRPSEVVAMTLDRIDRSVAPWVYRPAHHKTAHRGKARAIPLGPNARAVLTAFLVDRSLTPDAPLFSPKRARDERFEQLRLGRKTKVQPSQVSRKKTNPKRKPSERYTAHAITQAVAIATEKAGVPHWHPYQLRHAFGTKVRKLFGLEHAGAALGHTKMSATEVYAQRDSALAVEVAAKLG; translated from the coding sequence ATGGCCCGCAAGCGCAATCCCGCCCCTGCTTACATCAAGCACACCAAATCCGGTCGCGGTCGGCTCCAGTGGTACGATGCCGCCGGAATCCGCCACGAGAAGTTGCTTCCCGGTCTGTTCGGTTCACCCGAATCACTCGCCGCAAAAGCCCGCCTCGAACTCGAGATCGCAACATCTCCGGCTGCCCCCCTCGTGACCGGTATCGATCCCCGGTACGGTGCCAGTGTTGCTGAATTACTAGTCGCGTTCCTCGAGCACGCGGAGCGGTACTATCGCGATCCCGACGGTAAGCCCGGAAGTGAGGTAGTGAGCCTTAAACGGAGTATCAAACCCGTTCGGGAACTGTACGCCGATCTTTCCGCCGTGGAATTCGGTCCCAAAGCGCTCGCAGTTGTGAGGCAAAGTATGGTTCGGGCAGGACTGTGCCGGAACCTCATCAACAAGCGCATCGACCGAGTGAAACGCGTATTTAAATGGGCCGCGAGCGAGGAACTCGTTCCGGTGACGACCTACGAGGCACTTCGCACCTTGGCCGGGTTACGCCGGGGGCGAACGGAAGCAAAGGAAAGCGAACCCGTGCTGCCGATCGACGACGAGACCGTGCGGGCGACGTTGCCGCACCTGCCGCACTACATTCGGGTCATGGTCGAGTTACTGTGGCACACCGGGATGAGGCCGAGCGAAGTTGTCGCGATGACGCTCGATCGGATCGATCGAAGTGTGGCTCCGTGGGTGTACCGACCCGCGCACCACAAAACGGCACACCGAGGGAAAGCGCGTGCGATCCCACTGGGGCCGAATGCTCGTGCGGTACTCACGGCATTTCTCGTAGACCGGTCACTCACTCCGGACGCCCCGCTCTTCTCTCCTAAACGGGCGCGTGACGAGCGCTTCGAGCAACTGCGACTGGGCCGGAAGACCAAAGTGCAACCGTCGCAGGTGAGCCGCAAGAAAACGAACCCGAAACGCAAGCCGTCCGAGCGTTACACCGCGCATGCGATTACCCAAGCCGTGGCCATTGCTACGGAGAAGGCCGGTGTACCCCATTGGCATCCGTACCAACTGCGGCACGCGTTCGGCACAAAGGTTCGAAAGCTGTTCGGGCTCGAACATGCCGGAGCTGCGCTGGGGCATACCAAGATGAGCGCGACGGAAGTTTACGCGCAACGAGATTCAGCCCTTGCTGTGGAGGTAGCCGCCAAACTGGGGTAG
- a CDS encoding OB-fold nucleic acid binding domain-containing protein yields the protein MLRVCSLSLLIAFAALALACGVPAKSDPNKGGDEKREDARTSEAERPAKPNIEDPFEAILEEIRADAAGAMKRHKGKTVTVKGQVHSADWVDKKSAGPHVIMRVGSEKNVVAAFFGRGQVERVLALKPGQEVQIIGRLFNGSCDQNGGVTVAIDGCELAQEKSGEVTPTPSKPPTSTQSEPLPPPEEFINTAPKGFTSEWVRIGKTRTRVVGAAVTRPKLFDLKQRESTSPEPVLLVWVETQAVHPGAPELRRWIGALESAATLVAGKKEVKPIRFPGAVAAGQISGTVRLDPSKEPTVDVLAFEVPVNGTGDLLLKLSGAHLNEPGTFEHTIPASVWKK from the coding sequence ATGCTCCGTGTCTGTTCTCTCTCTCTCCTGATCGCCTTTGCCGCTCTTGCTCTCGCGTGTGGCGTTCCAGCTAAGTCGGACCCGAACAAGGGCGGAGATGAAAAACGCGAAGATGCCCGGACGTCTGAAGCGGAAAGGCCTGCCAAGCCGAACATTGAAGACCCGTTTGAAGCGATCCTCGAAGAGATCCGCGCTGACGCCGCTGGTGCGATGAAAAGGCACAAGGGCAAGACGGTTACCGTCAAGGGCCAAGTGCACTCGGCTGACTGGGTGGATAAGAAATCGGCTGGGCCGCACGTCATCATGCGAGTTGGTAGCGAAAAGAACGTTGTGGCTGCGTTCTTCGGGCGTGGTCAGGTAGAGAGAGTTCTAGCTCTTAAACCGGGGCAAGAGGTTCAGATAATTGGGCGGCTTTTTAACGGGTCTTGCGATCAGAATGGCGGAGTCACGGTAGCAATTGATGGGTGCGAGCTGGCTCAAGAGAAGTCGGGGGAAGTAACCCCAACACCATCGAAACCACCAACCTCAACCCAGTCAGAGCCCCTCCCGCCGCCTGAAGAGTTCATTAACACCGCACCAAAAGGGTTCACGTCGGAATGGGTCCGCATCGGAAAGACTCGCACCCGGGTTGTTGGTGCGGCAGTAACCCGTCCTAAACTTTTTGACCTCAAGCAGCGCGAGTCCACATCACCAGAGCCGGTTCTCCTCGTTTGGGTGGAAACGCAAGCCGTTCATCCAGGCGCACCAGAACTGCGTCGGTGGATCGGGGCACTAGAATCAGCAGCAACGCTTGTTGCTGGTAAGAAGGAAGTGAAGCCGATTCGCTTCCCGGGCGCTGTTGCCGCGGGGCAAATTAGCGGGACCGTCAGGCTAGATCCGAGCAAAGAACCCACGGTCGATGTTCTGGCATTTGAAGTGCCAGTGAACGGCACAGGTGATCTTCTTTTAAAGCTATCCGGGGCGCACCTTAACGAGCCGGGCACCTTTGAACACACAATTCCTGCCTCGGTCTGGAAGAAGTGA
- a CDS encoding S1 family peptidase: protein MVKTLLLRAAALAVLVSVTGPLFAGDADLDRERKVRVALALAGPSKSKPSAAPAPKEKSPKTGCGCATAPGGVGTCGSYPCPANGGRGPCPCENKSPTSDLGKVRDAVVRVSCGNGSGSGTVVWSEGGRSAVLTAAHVLGTGTDPRVRGNGRWHKAEVLGRDDAADLAVLLVAVELPAVRVAEADPRAGDDVLMVGVTSLWSKGRIVGLDTFNGHECFLFGCDTGADDYSDSGDSGAGVFVRGELVAVHCGKVTLTNFERTPYAASARPIRTLLARVLRRDGSKVIPVATAPISPAPIPTAPTSAAPTYYYPSFGGCSNGSCPAPTIRRGFFR from the coding sequence GTGGTGAAGACACTCCTGTTGCGCGCCGCGGCACTCGCGGTGCTCGTTTCTGTCACCGGCCCGTTGTTCGCCGGCGACGCCGACCTCGACCGCGAGCGCAAGGTGCGCGTCGCGCTGGCCCTGGCCGGTCCATCGAAGTCCAAGCCGAGCGCGGCCCCGGCGCCCAAGGAGAAGTCCCCGAAGACCGGGTGCGGGTGCGCAACCGCCCCGGGCGGGGTCGGAACGTGCGGTAGTTACCCGTGCCCCGCGAACGGCGGGCGCGGGCCGTGCCCGTGCGAGAACAAGAGCCCGACGAGCGATCTCGGTAAGGTCCGGGACGCGGTGGTTCGGGTGAGTTGTGGCAACGGGTCCGGGAGCGGCACCGTGGTCTGGTCCGAGGGCGGGCGCTCGGCCGTGCTCACCGCGGCCCATGTGCTCGGGACCGGGACCGATCCCCGCGTGCGCGGGAACGGGCGCTGGCACAAGGCCGAGGTGCTCGGGCGCGACGACGCGGCGGACCTGGCCGTGCTCCTGGTCGCGGTCGAGCTCCCCGCAGTCCGGGTCGCCGAAGCGGACCCGCGCGCGGGCGACGACGTGCTCATGGTGGGGGTGACGAGCCTGTGGTCGAAGGGGCGGATCGTGGGCCTCGACACGTTCAACGGGCACGAGTGCTTCCTGTTCGGGTGCGACACCGGGGCCGACGACTACTCGGACAGCGGGGACTCGGGGGCCGGGGTGTTCGTGCGCGGCGAGCTGGTCGCGGTCCACTGCGGCAAGGTGACGCTCACGAACTTTGAACGAACGCCATACGCGGCGAGCGCTCGTCCCATTCGCACCCTGCTCGCTCGCGTGCTCCGGCGCGACGGCTCGAAGGTGATCCCGGTCGCGACCGCACCGATCTCGCCGGCGCCGATCCCGACCGCTCCGACGAGCGCGGCCCCAACGTACTACTACCCGTCTTTTGGCGGATGCTCGAACGGGAGTTGCCCGGCGCCGACGATCCGGCGCGGGTTCTTCCGATAA
- a CDS encoding C1 family peptidase — protein MSDETKKKLKAWGLKALAMLIPIVLGAIGGNQLTLPKTVEVEKRVEVPVNVVTLDEFEGVHRNGWINDPEVVRQTAEDMPTLRFSQTPAGQTRELPPAVYLWQAQKKVTGKPTPLKDQNPTGSCVGFGTTTAIERTLAADIAQRNGDPSEFTLFSEEVTYAGSRVEVNGGKCPIRPTRQDPSGDGSNGSWAAKWATKWGMVPKGKYGNLDLTEYSAARARSWNYTGVPDELEVVARKFPVKDATRITSWADAKKALANGYGIAICSTQGFGRQRDANGVATPGPRWGHCMCLDGYQTDSVHEYGHIENSWSKTNYHIGPVGWGDPTTAGFWADSEVIDRMLREGDSWAYSGAVGFPRKKLPVDWFVEAKPARDRFDLSAFKHEVPLSW, from the coding sequence ATGAGCGACGAGACGAAGAAGAAGCTAAAGGCGTGGGGGCTCAAGGCGCTCGCGATGCTGATCCCGATCGTGCTCGGGGCGATCGGCGGGAACCAGTTGACCCTGCCCAAAACGGTCGAGGTCGAAAAGCGGGTCGAGGTGCCGGTCAACGTCGTCACCCTCGACGAGTTCGAGGGCGTCCACCGCAACGGGTGGATCAACGATCCCGAAGTCGTGCGGCAGACCGCCGAGGACATGCCGACGCTGCGGTTCTCCCAGACCCCGGCCGGGCAGACGCGCGAGCTGCCCCCGGCCGTGTACCTCTGGCAGGCGCAGAAGAAGGTCACGGGCAAACCGACGCCGTTGAAGGACCAGAACCCGACTGGGTCGTGTGTCGGGTTCGGAACCACGACCGCGATCGAGCGCACCCTCGCGGCCGACATCGCCCAGCGCAACGGCGATCCGTCCGAATTCACCCTGTTCTCCGAAGAGGTCACTTACGCGGGCTCGCGGGTCGAGGTCAACGGGGGCAAGTGCCCGATCCGCCCGACGCGCCAAGACCCGAGCGGGGACGGGTCCAACGGCTCGTGGGCCGCGAAGTGGGCCACCAAATGGGGCATGGTCCCCAAGGGCAAGTACGGGAACCTGGACCTGACCGAGTACAGCGCGGCCCGGGCGCGATCCTGGAACTACACCGGGGTGCCCGACGAGCTCGAAGTGGTCGCGCGCAAGTTCCCGGTCAAGGACGCGACCCGGATCACGAGCTGGGCCGACGCGAAGAAGGCCCTGGCCAACGGGTACGGGATCGCGATCTGCTCGACCCAAGGGTTCGGACGCCAGCGCGACGCGAACGGGGTCGCGACGCCCGGGCCGCGCTGGGGGCACTGCATGTGCCTCGACGGGTACCAGACCGACAGCGTTCACGAGTACGGGCACATCGAGAACAGTTGGTCCAAGACCAATTACCACATCGGCCCGGTCGGGTGGGGCGATCCGACCACCGCGGGGTTCTGGGCCGACTCTGAAGTGATCGACCGAATGCTCCGCGAGGGCGACTCGTGGGCGTACAGCGGGGCCGTCGGGTTCCCGCGGAAGAAGTTACCCGTGGACTGGTTCGTGGAAGCGAAGCCGGCGCGTGACCGGTTCGACCTGTCCGCATTCAAGCACGAGGTGCCACTGTCGTGGTGA
- a CDS encoding glycosyltransferase family 2 protein, with the protein MVTLSLVIATVSRPTLARTLRSLRGQAWEPGNEVLLVGDGPQPVAAELFAQLAIPGRYIENPGERGMWGHHARNWVLDTKQATGTHVMALDDDDEYTPDAIAAVRAALRLAPDRPHIFRMSGHPTAPLIWRPGQPVLTVGNLGTPCLVFPNDPTKLGRYGMRYSGDCDFAATTCAQYAAGPVWREEVICRVRPGRS; encoded by the coding sequence ATGGTGACCCTTTCGCTCGTGATCGCGACCGTTTCGCGCCCGACGCTCGCCCGGACCCTGCGCTCGTTGCGGGGGCAGGCGTGGGAGCCGGGGAACGAGGTGCTCCTGGTGGGCGACGGTCCGCAACCGGTCGCGGCCGAGCTGTTCGCACAGTTGGCGATTCCGGGCCGGTACATCGAGAACCCGGGTGAGCGGGGCATGTGGGGGCACCACGCGCGCAACTGGGTACTCGACACGAAGCAGGCGACGGGCACGCACGTGATGGCCCTGGACGACGACGACGAGTACACCCCGGATGCGATCGCCGCGGTGCGCGCGGCCCTGCGGCTCGCGCCCGACCGGCCCCACATCTTCCGCATGTCAGGGCACCCGACGGCCCCGCTCATCTGGCGCCCGGGCCAGCCAGTGCTGACGGTCGGGAACCTCGGAACCCCGTGCCTCGTCTTCCCCAACGACCCGACGAAGCTCGGGCGCTACGGGATGCGGTACTCCGGGGACTGCGACTTCGCCGCGACCACGTGCGCGCAGTATGCGGCCGGCCCGGTTTGGCGCGAAGAGGTCATTTGCCGGGTCCGCCCCGGGCGCTCCTGA
- a CDS encoding DNA-methyltransferase: MGSTATGELPTAQEPVRVIEGESLAALREVPSGCVDAVLTAPPYSSGGFTRADRQRDVSVKYQQTGTRRQYPTFSGDARDQRAFGYWCALWLSECLRASKPGAVCGVFTDWRQLGETTNALQAGGWVYRGIVVWHKPGARPIQGRFCSECEYLVWGTNGPRPLSGSPFPGFYSVPVRQRDKHHLTGKPTDLMRALVKVCPPGGLILDCFAGSGTTGVAAALEGRRCLLIEREAPYAQMCRERAAQVIAPAN, from the coding sequence ATGGGATCTACAGCTACGGGTGAGTTGCCGACGGCCCAGGAGCCGGTCCGGGTGATCGAGGGCGAGAGTTTGGCCGCGCTCCGGGAGGTTCCGAGCGGGTGCGTGGACGCGGTGCTCACGGCCCCGCCGTACTCGAGCGGCGGGTTCACGCGCGCGGACCGCCAGCGCGACGTGTCGGTCAAGTACCAGCAGACCGGGACGCGGCGCCAGTACCCGACGTTCTCCGGGGACGCGCGGGACCAGCGCGCGTTCGGGTACTGGTGCGCGCTGTGGTTGAGCGAGTGCCTGCGCGCGAGCAAGCCCGGGGCCGTGTGCGGGGTATTCACGGACTGGCGCCAGCTCGGGGAGACGACGAACGCGCTCCAGGCGGGCGGGTGGGTGTACCGGGGGATCGTGGTGTGGCACAAGCCCGGGGCGCGCCCGATCCAGGGCCGGTTCTGCTCCGAGTGCGAGTACCTGGTGTGGGGCACCAACGGGCCACGCCCGTTGTCCGGTTCCCCGTTCCCCGGGTTCTACTCGGTGCCCGTGCGCCAGCGCGACAAGCACCACCTCACGGGCAAGCCCACGGACCTGATGCGCGCGCTGGTAAAGGTGTGCCCGCCCGGGGGCCTGATCCTGGACTGCTTCGCGGGGAGCGGGACCACGGGCGTGGCCGCGGCCCTGGAGGGGCGCCGGTGCCTGCTGATCGAGCGCGAGGCCCCTTACGCTCAAATGTGCCGCGAGCGCGCGGCGCAGGTGATTGCTCCCGCGAACTGA
- a CDS encoding phage tail tape measure protein — translation MPGLSSAAGAGAGAVRAGRAFVELFAEDNRVYRALDRLKGRLQALGGTLLKAGGGLAGLGTATAAAFKPAIDSIGDLGKIGDTADAFGISAEKASRLFGIMAAGGSDIRDATEGVVTFNQRIEDALTGTGEEAKKLFQDLGRGPETFSGGDTADRFYALLDALRQVPDPAKRVQLLLKAVGEDTGKNLIPLLSMSADEVRNLGDAFQTSAADVQSAREATRAQTMAVAQLKKILSDVAVAIAPVVKDIAKAVSEYARPVSDFVRNNREAFALVLKIALGAAAAGAGIAAFGAAFSAIGTGIGVAISLVKGFAVVIGALISPIGLVVAAFAGLGYLFVTQTEAGAEFFAWIKSGFASVADTVKQTWGGLTAALGGGDLMGAAKIAIKGLEVIWAELVHTLTYTWIGFKMTFLDGWRDLGDQLELILVRAMMGVVRIIADTVTKLFPILAGTARQAGLKDLATGLKENAQEAIKWSLAAAYVEKKREEELTKAQQDRLKFRQQEIRAADAERDQAGNELADMVAAAKAVEGLRGAAAALAIGANMPAQAAATQQAAKVAGSSGSFTAFAASQRFGGENLARKQLKATETVAANTAAGAKAVEDLAKGLQLK, via the coding sequence ATGCCCGGGTTGAGTAGTGCGGCGGGCGCCGGTGCGGGCGCGGTCCGAGCGGGCCGCGCGTTCGTCGAGTTGTTCGCCGAGGACAACCGGGTGTACCGGGCACTGGACCGGCTCAAGGGTCGGCTCCAGGCGCTCGGGGGCACGCTCCTGAAGGCCGGGGGTGGGCTCGCGGGCCTGGGCACCGCGACCGCGGCCGCGTTCAAACCGGCGATCGACTCGATCGGTGACCTCGGGAAGATCGGAGACACGGCCGATGCGTTCGGGATCTCCGCGGAGAAGGCGTCCCGGCTGTTCGGGATCATGGCCGCGGGTGGCTCGGACATCCGGGACGCGACCGAGGGCGTGGTCACCTTCAACCAGCGCATCGAAGACGCCCTGACCGGGACCGGTGAGGAAGCGAAGAAGCTGTTCCAGGATCTCGGGCGCGGACCGGAGACGTTCTCCGGCGGGGACACGGCCGACCGGTTCTACGCACTCCTCGACGCGCTGCGCCAGGTGCCCGACCCGGCCAAGCGTGTACAGTTGCTGCTCAAAGCCGTCGGCGAGGACACCGGGAAGAACTTGATCCCGCTCCTGTCGATGAGCGCCGACGAGGTCCGCAACCTGGGTGATGCGTTCCAGACGAGCGCGGCCGACGTGCAGTCCGCGCGCGAGGCCACCCGCGCACAAACGATGGCCGTGGCCCAACTCAAGAAGATCCTGTCCGATGTGGCCGTGGCGATCGCGCCGGTGGTCAAGGACATCGCCAAGGCGGTGTCCGAGTACGCCCGCCCGGTCTCCGATTTTGTCCGCAACAACCGTGAGGCGTTCGCGCTGGTGCTCAAGATCGCGCTCGGCGCGGCCGCCGCCGGGGCGGGAATCGCGGCGTTCGGTGCGGCGTTCAGCGCGATCGGGACCGGCATCGGGGTGGCGATATCGCTCGTGAAAGGGTTCGCGGTCGTGATCGGTGCGTTGATATCTCCGATCGGCCTGGTCGTCGCCGCGTTCGCCGGGCTCGGGTACCTGTTCGTGACCCAGACCGAGGCCGGGGCCGAGTTCTTCGCATGGATCAAAAGCGGGTTCGCGAGCGTCGCCGATACCGTGAAGCAGACGTGGGGCGGGCTGACGGCCGCGCTCGGCGGCGGGGATTTGATGGGCGCGGCCAAGATCGCGATCAAGGGGCTGGAGGTCATTTGGGCCGAACTGGTCCACACGCTGACTTACACGTGGATCGGGTTCAAGATGACATTCCTCGACGGGTGGCGGGATCTCGGGGACCAGCTCGAACTGATCCTCGTGCGCGCGATGATGGGGGTAGTGCGCATCATCGCCGACACCGTCACCAAGCTGTTCCCGATCCTGGCCGGGACCGCGCGCCAGGCCGGGCTTAAGGATCTCGCCACCGGGCTCAAGGAGAACGCCCAGGAGGCTATCAAGTGGTCCCTCGCGGCCGCTTACGTGGAGAAGAAGCGAGAGGAAGAACTCACCAAGGCCCAACAGGACCGGTTGAAGTTTCGGCAGCAAGAGATTCGGGCGGCGGACGCGGAGCGAGACCAGGCCGGTAACGAACTGGCCGATATGGTGGCCGCGGCCAAAGCCGTCGAGGGGCTCCGGGGCGCGGCCGCGGCGCTCGCGATCGGGGCCAACATGCCGGCACAGGCCGCTGCCACACAGCAAGCCGCGAAGGTCGCGGGTTCGTCCGGCTCGTTCACCGCGTTTGCCGCGTCACAGCGGTTCGGGGGCGAGAATCTGGCGCGGAAGCAGCTCAAAGCGACCGAAACTGTGGCCGCGAACACCGCCGCCGGTGCCAAAGCGGTCGAAGACCTGGCCAAGGGGTTGCAGCTCAAATGA
- a CDS encoding right-handed parallel beta-helix repeat-containing protein — protein sequence MADYYVDATGGSDANPGTSTGAAKQTLAAGIALLTAGDRLYVKAGTYTLTTTAAITAAQCGATRAGPTIIEGYVTTPGDAPETSAAPLITSSTNSVSLLTYQAGTAVAYLALRSLKISSTATTRGSGILGVTGTGSVAGNVVLEKVEIVGGAVGYNSGARLQIARARRLTIRNSVGVGVNSASIVSSALIEDCRFLDNGSHGFDIGANVLTSAQFRRCVFSGNVGSGVSFPVQGRTGVMMSIYNCTFEGNGSDGITFTFTTGNFGLFCSDCAFWGEHRVPHQFERLGWRLGPLGRVLEQRLRVQLVRAARGTDERIGRQGAHSGPVHQFRVRGLGTQRHGGRRRPVARGRNRRGGRRRDSERTVGRGFGRSRSRTHAQHMVPRGVKKWPELSRT from the coding sequence GTGGCCGACTACTACGTCGACGCGACCGGCGGGAGTGATGCCAACCCGGGCACGAGCACCGGTGCGGCCAAACAGACCCTCGCGGCCGGGATCGCGCTCTTAACGGCCGGCGATCGGCTCTACGTCAAGGCCGGCACGTACACGCTCACCACCACGGCCGCTATCACGGCCGCGCAGTGCGGCGCCACGCGCGCCGGGCCAACGATCATTGAGGGGTACGTAACGACCCCGGGTGACGCACCCGAGACGTCGGCCGCGCCGCTCATTACGAGCAGCACCAATTCGGTTTCCCTGCTCACGTACCAAGCCGGTACCGCGGTCGCTTACCTGGCGCTGCGGTCCCTGAAGATATCGAGCACCGCGACGACGCGCGGGAGCGGGATACTCGGGGTGACGGGGACCGGGTCGGTGGCCGGAAACGTGGTGTTGGAAAAGGTGGAAATCGTTGGTGGTGCGGTCGGGTACAACTCCGGTGCCCGGCTCCAAATCGCCCGCGCCCGCCGACTCACGATCCGCAACTCAGTTGGCGTCGGGGTGAACTCGGCTTCGATCGTGTCGAGCGCGCTCATTGAGGACTGCCGGTTCCTCGATAACGGGTCGCACGGGTTCGACATTGGGGCCAACGTACTCACGAGCGCCCAGTTCCGCCGGTGCGTGTTCAGCGGCAACGTCGGGAGCGGCGTTAGCTTCCCGGTCCAGGGGCGGACCGGGGTCATGATGTCGATCTACAACTGCACGTTCGAGGGCAACGGCTCGGACGGGATCACGTTCACGTTCACGACCGGGAACTTCGGCCTGTTCTGTTCGGACTGCGCGTTCTGGGGGGAACACCGGGTACCCCATCAATTTGAGCGGCTCGGGTGGCGGCTCGGTCCTCTGGGGCGAGTGCTCGAACAACGCTTACGGGTCCAACTCGTCCGGGCCGCCCGTGGGACTGACGAGCGAATCGGGCGCCAAGGTGCTCACAGTGGACCCGTTCACCAATTCCGCGTCCGAGGACTGGGCACCCAACGCCACGGCGGGCGGCGGCGCCCTGTTGCGCGGGGGCGGAACCGGCGGGGCGGACGTCGGCGCGATTCCGAGCGCACCGTCGGGCGGGGGTTCGGGCGGTCCCGTTCGCGCACTCACGCCCAACACATGGTCCCTCGTGGGGTAAAGAAATGGCCGGAATTGTCGCGCACGTGA